The Apibacter raozihei genome contains a region encoding:
- a CDS encoding T9SS type A sorting domain-containing protein: MKKFYLLFSLTLSSLLQSQQVLSGSSPGGVPGAVLWMKTEPATANLYGTYRWQDYSGDSLIVRYYDARGGRFGTEYLVDARTFLRNYNFNPGLSLNNGTNISKEIWIKNSPLTTATIIGAIASRGEPKDKHTRSAYLLGLNSLPGKGVLLGTDKIINSTESSRGVLDYGSQEGYDLMYHAGQSPEPTLEKYQERTLRSFVYFRTNQPNHSIWGEPRHSVLSLGSFFDSRNVNNRSGFSISGTDGNQFEAYIPELLVYERILTPVERIKAESYLALKYGFMLERSLLGSNNQLLWDKEQNKTYDHRVTGLYRDDASSLNQKQGSTSYEETPYFSYQSAGDSYDLANNYNLSNRNRLLVIEKFPGESMHDQDYVLWGDNAQGKTVETREDYLGMKLMPRHWKIKTNTGFTSPQKDYVRWNSKEIEVQSEGFKTTFYKAAGSNTLGEAVTQEPLQGTQGQISFTLGSLPGYSHIKFGGNTADISSGYDYGIFIDESGRVYPVIQSQVQYNRPWSLTLKAGDRVRISKTENSIIISTNGNSTPQSGQSLPQIFLAAEDRDKPFYAALLMHKSNRDVWMKDVRVGGIVESGHRIELSYMPGQADAFSDYATNTQSYILIDRSGSGEFKKEHTDIYPSDEYDPYRKKIVFNHVFFDTDTNGSDVFTFGYRQSNIVANLEKQNPGCDGTGEPLSNGSLQVEIRQGDAGFEYQLVDEQTSEVVKSGVFFGTNLQLDSLAAGNYKLKLQELGGFHILPTENQSDSQSNSHQSIDWNRGGFFETTLKSTEQQYQMGLTPYPEGGSVSNIYIENGFEIRQGRLYIITNRQKSTTPLAGVYVKPGDKLQIYKDYNERQAPYNVYYRINGSTVYTQSNLRSFKFFMIKQSAGNSGVYHVKNSNGSSWSSPLNWNYQGAQSEPKSSNLSFTSVEHPVVLESDCHKNALIGPYAQIRDENLLFYYKDYSDKSQITARVKLNSPSPIQIALYDYAGNQVYSKYISESVKEHTVDLSGLRKGVYISKVFSNEGELSKKILIN; this comes from the coding sequence ATGAAAAAATTTTACTTATTATTCAGCCTTACCCTCAGTAGTCTGCTACAATCGCAGCAGGTACTATCCGGGAGCAGTCCCGGCGGCGTACCCGGGGCGGTATTATGGATGAAGACCGAGCCGGCCACAGCCAATTTATACGGTACCTACCGGTGGCAGGATTACTCCGGAGATTCACTCATCGTACGGTACTACGATGCCCGAGGCGGCCGTTTCGGGACAGAATACCTCGTAGATGCCCGAACCTTTTTACGTAACTACAACTTTAACCCGGGACTTAGTTTAAATAACGGGACTAATATCAGCAAAGAAATCTGGATAAAAAACAGCCCCCTAACCACGGCGACTATCATCGGCGCGATAGCCTCCCGCGGGGAGCCCAAAGACAAACACACCCGATCCGCCTACTTGCTAGGGCTTAACAGCTTACCCGGAAAAGGCGTATTGCTGGGCACCGATAAAATCATCAACAGTACCGAAAGTTCCCGGGGCGTATTAGATTACGGTTCCCAGGAAGGCTATGATCTGATGTACCACGCAGGTCAGAGTCCGGAGCCAACCCTGGAAAAATACCAGGAAAGAACACTTCGTTCGTTTGTGTATTTCCGTACGAACCAGCCCAACCACAGCATATGGGGGGAACCCCGTCACTCCGTACTATCACTAGGGTCCTTTTTCGACTCCCGCAATGTAAATAATCGTTCCGGCTTTAGCATATCCGGAACCGACGGGAATCAGTTCGAGGCCTATATACCGGAGCTGTTAGTATATGAGCGGATTCTGACCCCCGTAGAAAGGATCAAGGCCGAGAGCTACCTGGCCTTAAAATACGGATTTATGCTGGAGCGTTCCCTGCTGGGCAGTAACAACCAGTTACTCTGGGACAAAGAACAGAATAAAACCTACGACCACCGGGTTACGGGCCTTTACCGTGACGATGCCAGCAGTTTGAACCAAAAGCAGGGGAGCACCTCCTATGAAGAAACCCCTTACTTCAGTTACCAGTCGGCAGGAGATTCCTACGATCTGGCCAATAACTATAACCTGTCGAACCGTAACCGGCTGCTGGTTATTGAAAAATTCCCAGGAGAATCCATGCACGATCAGGACTATGTACTATGGGGAGACAATGCCCAGGGCAAAACAGTAGAAACCCGGGAAGATTACCTGGGGATGAAGCTGATGCCCCGCCACTGGAAAATAAAGACCAATACAGGCTTCACCTCCCCTCAAAAAGACTATGTGAGATGGAACAGCAAAGAAATAGAAGTTCAGAGCGAAGGCTTTAAGACCACGTTTTATAAAGCCGCAGGGAGCAATACCCTCGGAGAAGCCGTTACCCAGGAGCCCTTACAAGGGACTCAGGGCCAGATCTCCTTCACCCTGGGCAGCCTACCCGGCTACAGTCACATCAAATTCGGAGGAAATACCGCCGATATAAGCAGCGGGTACGATTACGGCATTTTCATAGACGAATCCGGTCGGGTGTATCCGGTGATCCAAAGCCAGGTACAATATAACCGTCCCTGGAGTCTGACCTTAAAAGCAGGCGACCGTGTACGCATCAGCAAGACCGAGAATAGCATTATAATCAGCACCAATGGCAATTCAACCCCACAATCCGGTCAGAGTCTTCCCCAGATATTTTTGGCAGCAGAAGACCGGGACAAGCCCTTTTATGCAGCCTTGTTGATGCATAAGAGCAACCGCGATGTCTGGATGAAAGACGTGCGGGTAGGCGGTATCGTAGAATCCGGCCACCGCATAGAACTCTCCTATATGCCCGGTCAGGCCGATGCATTTTCCGATTATGCGACCAATACTCAGTCGTATATTCTCATCGACCGTTCAGGCAGCGGCGAATTCAAAAAAGAACACACCGATATCTATCCCTCAGACGAATACGATCCCTACAGAAAAAAGATTGTATTTAACCACGTCTTTTTCGATACCGATACCAATGGGAGCGATGTATTCACCTTTGGTTACCGCCAGAGCAATATAGTGGCGAACCTGGAGAAACAAAACCCGGGTTGCGATGGAACAGGAGAACCCCTATCCAACGGTAGCCTTCAGGTAGAAATCCGTCAGGGCGATGCCGGATTCGAATACCAGCTGGTAGACGAGCAGACGAGCGAAGTCGTAAAAAGCGGAGTATTTTTCGGTACAAACCTTCAATTGGACAGTCTGGCAGCAGGCAATTACAAGCTGAAGCTTCAGGAACTCGGAGGGTTTCATATCCTGCCCACAGAGAATCAGTCAGACTCCCAGTCCAACAGCCACCAGAGCATAGACTGGAATCGCGGCGGTTTTTTTGAGACGACCCTTAAATCTACCGAGCAGCAGTACCAGATGGGCTTAACCCCGTATCCCGAAGGCGGGAGTGTTTCCAATATCTACATCGAAAACGGATTTGAAATCCGCCAGGGACGCCTCTATATTATCACCAACCGCCAGAAAAGCACCACTCCCTTAGCCGGAGTGTACGTAAAACCCGGCGACAAGCTTCAGATTTACAAAGATTACAACGAGCGCCAGGCGCCGTATAATGTATACTACCGCATCAATGGCAGTACCGTCTACACCCAGAGCAACCTTCGTTCCTTTAAATTCTTTATGATAAAACAAAGCGCAGGCAACAGCGGGGTCTATCACGTAAAGAACAGCAATGGCAGTAGCTGGAGCAGTCCGTTGAACTGGAATTACCAGGGAGCCCAGAGCGAGCCGAAAAGCAGCAACCTGTCCTTTACCAGTGTAGAGCACCCTGTAGTACTGGAATCCGACTGCCACAAGAATGCTCTGATAGGGCCCTATGCCCAGATCAGAGATGAGAACCTACTGTTCTACTATAAAGACTATTCCGATAAATCACAAATCACGGCCCGGGTAAAACTCAATAGCCCGTCCCCGATTCAGATAGCTTTATATGACTATGCCGGCAACCAGGTGTACAGCAAATACATCAGCGAGAGCGTCAAAGAACATACCGTAGATTTGAGCGGCTTACGCAAAGGCGTTTACATCAGCAAAGTATTCAGCAACGAAGGCGAATTAAGCAAAAAGATACTCATAAATTAA
- a CDS encoding SDR family oxidoreductase, which translates to MSMIKDQVVVITGASSGLGEATAYHLSKLGAKVFLGARREDKLKQVVNKIKEAGGEAEYAVTDVTVKSEVENLIHKAVEKFSKIDVIVNNAGLMAIAPMTENKVDEWEKMIDINIKGVLYGISYSLPHFLKQGHGHIINLSSVAGIKVFAPGGTVYSGTKYAVRAISDGLRQEIAGKNIRVTSIEPGAVDSELKYGSTDKASSDFVIEFYKSAIPAESVAKAIAYAIEQPKEVGINEIVLRPTSQEF; encoded by the coding sequence ATGAGCATGATTAAAGATCAGGTAGTTGTTATTACGGGAGCTAGCAGCGGATTAGGGGAAGCAACTGCTTACCATCTGTCAAAATTGGGAGCTAAAGTATTTTTAGGAGCAAGAAGAGAAGATAAATTAAAACAAGTAGTAAATAAAATTAAAGAGGCAGGAGGCGAGGCTGAATATGCTGTAACGGACGTAACTGTAAAATCAGAGGTAGAGAACTTAATACATAAAGCTGTTGAAAAATTCAGCAAGATTGACGTCATTGTTAACAACGCAGGGTTAATGGCTATAGCGCCAATGACAGAAAATAAGGTAGATGAATGGGAAAAAATGATAGATATTAATATAAAAGGAGTTTTATACGGTATTTCTTATTCGCTTCCGCATTTTTTAAAGCAAGGTCATGGCCATATTATCAATTTATCTTCAGTTGCAGGAATAAAAGTCTTTGCACCCGGCGGAACTGTTTACAGCGGAACCAAGTATGCCGTAAGAGCCATCAGCGATGGATTGAGACAGGAAATAGCCGGCAAAAACATACGGGTGACCAGCATTGAACCCGGAGCTGTAGACTCAGAGCTTAAATACGGTAGTACAGACAAGGCAAGCTCCGATTTTGTCATTGAATTTTATAAAAGTGCAATTCCGGCCGAATCGGTTGCCAAAGCTATTGCGTATGCAATAGAGCAGCCTAAGGAGGTAGGTATTAATGAAATTGTATTAAGACCTACATCCCAGGAATTTTAA
- a CDS encoding DMT family transporter, with protein sequence MNWILLVLGGLFEVGFTYSLGQARISQGSSVYWWYGCFFICLILSMSLLIKATEQLPLGTAYAVWTGIGAVGTVALGILVFKEPVTFWRIFFISTLIASIIGLKFVSSH encoded by the coding sequence GGGCTTTTTGAAGTTGGATTTACTTATAGTCTGGGACAGGCAAGGATTTCACAGGGTAGTTCGGTTTATTGGTGGTATGGATGTTTTTTTATCTGTTTAATTTTAAGCATGTCTTTATTGATTAAAGCCACTGAACAGTTACCTCTGGGAACAGCCTATGCGGTCTGGACCGGGATAGGTGCTGTAGGTACAGTTGCGTTAGGCATACTGGTATTTAAAGAACCCGTTACTTTCTGGCGAATATTTTTTATAAGCACTCTCATTGCATCCATCATAGGATTAAAATTTGTTTCCAGTCACTAA